The stretch of DNA TTACTCgaacagtatgtacaagtacatacgatacagtAATTAGCGTCAAGCTTCTTTTAGAACCGTCTGTCACGATCCAGAAAGATCAAGTAAAACCAGTGCATATCAGAAACTGTCTGGCGAATTTATTCCAACAATTTCGAGTCAAATAAAATCTAGTTCACGGCTCATCGCCTATATCCACAAGGTTTCGATAATAATGCACTACATTGCATTATCTCAACCTTATGTTGACAATAGTGGTGATATGTATTCAGTAGAATAtatacaatatatataggaTAACGATTATGTGTGGGGAATATGAATCCTTATTTTATATGTTTTATTCCTATTACGGTAAAACGGCTAACAAAACATACAATTTTAAGGTGAAGAGCCGCAACATTATACAACAATGTCTGTATACATCCCCACCTTAGCTTATTCTGAAGATGTTTGTGGCTTTCTATTCTTCTTTCTCATCTCTCCTCAATTCACGAAATCATCTACTACATCATTCACGACACTTCTACGACTATATTACGACACATCTTCTACGACTAGATGAACGGGCATCGACTCAGTCCTTTCCATTCATTTCAGGTGGGCTTTTCGGTGAGTTTTCACGATCTCTAGCTctttgtttctgtgtcacGTCAAGTGAGCAGTCAAAGAGACATGTGCTGATTCCACGTAAGCCTTTGAAAACTCTAGAGCGATACTAACACAGCGGGAGGTAGCTTTGGTTCCCCTCCATTTGGCACATAGTGCCGGTGGAGGACCCACTATGTAAGGAGGTTACAGAGCCAGGGCCGGAAAGGAGGTGATGCAGCGTTGGGGTGGTGGAAAGTTCCTCCAAAGGCCCTATAGAGCAGCCTCGTTCCCGTTCCTTGGAGTCTACCACGGATCAGGGTCGtctcagcttcttctggcagTTTTGAATAGGAAGAAACGTCGTGAGACTCGATTGGGAAGGGGTGTCCCCATCCCTCTAGTGTCTCAATTTCCTTTACAGAAGATTGCTCGCGGCGGTGGATTCTGCTGGACCTCCGGAAACCGGAATCTCGCAGAGATGCCACTTTTCTTACCCTTCGACCACGCCCCCCAGCCTCACGTGGTCAAGGTCTGACGCTTCTTTCCAGTGATGCAAGTAAGTCTCGGGTGCCCCCCAgtgctctttttttcttttccgGGTGTTGGCTCTATTTGCGGTGTTGGCTCTTTTTGCGGTGATGGCTCTTTTCGGGATGTTGGCTCTTTTGCGGTGACGGCTCTTTTTCAGTGTACAAAACACAATGTcagttgtgtggtgggGTGTCGGATAATTGCGGTGTGGGCTCAGTGGATTTTCCactaatttttttatttgcGCGTCAAGCACAACGGGGGACTGGCTGCCCTGATGAGACCCAACCCATGACTAGCGTCGAAACATCAACAGTGGGGGCTGTTGGTGTCGGCAGCCACTAGTCATAAACTTCGACTATTTTCGAAGTATCAGTAGTGGGGGCTGCTTGGTACTTTGAAAATagttgtacagtatatatattaggGAATTATATAGCAAAATAAGAATTTATGGAGTATAAAAGGAGGATTTTCCAAGTTTTTTCCCATAAGATGAGTAATATATTACCGAATCAGGAAATTTTCATTGTTGATATTGAAAAGTTTATATACTCTTTCGTATACCTTTAAAGAAGTGAAGCTACTTGCATTCCATGCCACTTATCTACAATTCAGCACAACTACTTTTACAGAAACACTACAGATGATGATTTGGGTGGGACTTCATGGTCCATAATATATTAACCCCAGAGGTTCAGCTCACTGCTTACATCCTCTTTTCTATAGACTAAAAGGTTCGGTCTCGTCTACATCCTCGTGTCGAGGTTCGACTGCCTACATCCTTTCTGAATGCGAATCTTGgatcaagaagatcaactTCCAACTGCCTTTAATATGGCTCCTCTGTGGAGATCTGACTCTTTAGATCTGGCTCgttggctctggatctctcTGCTCTTATTGGCTCTGGCTCGATTCAGCTCCGGCTCTCATTGGCATAACACCTAGCTCTTATTGGCTCATTGGCACTCACTGGCTTATCTTCATGGCTCTCGCTCTTACTGATTGGCTCTGGCCCATGCTATCAAGGTGCTGGCATTCTGCTCTCACAGTTCACAGTTCCACCTTCGCGCTGTCGTCATCGTTTCACAGTGTCACTCTTGTGCTGGCATAACTTAACGTGTCTCAGTCGCTACAACGTCTCCTGCTCTGGTGGCTGGTGGAATTTCACCATCGTGCAGCTCCAGGCGGCTTTTCAGCGTTGTCTTAGTGTTCTGTTGTCGGCATTTGTCGGTCGGCGGCTCTAGTTCTGGCTCGTTGCGGCCCGGATtggctctttgctctggcggCCTGGCAGGTTGGGCACAAACACTTTGCTCAGTGGCGGTCTTTGCAGACGCTTATGCTCAGGCGGAACAAGCTGGATCAGGTTCGGATCGTGGGTCAGCTGTTCTCTTAACCGTGATTCCTGGTGTGATGATACCAagtcagcagcagatggagaagacataTGACTGTTCAAACGACAGTCCATCCCTCCAAAGCATTCAGGAATTGTTATCCATGCAGGGAATTGCACCCTAGGGAGCTACCCATACCTTAGGAGAGCTCATGGACAATGTTTCGTGTCCGTCACAGCTTCAAATCCACGGAGACAGGATTCATGAGTGGCTTGCTAAGCCTCCAACTCGTCATCACCCTGCGTCCTCTTAGTGCATGTACTGAGGGGTTTCCTTTCACTCGGCAGCTTCGTAGCTTACGCTCAGCTTCACGTCTTAGTTACTAGCTCATGCGTTCTTCACACACGGTTTTAATCAGTCTCAACAGTTGCGTCGTAGCAGAGACTTTGCAGCTTCCGCTCAGCAACTTCTGGAATACTATCTTGCGACAGGACCAGTAGAGCAGACCCCAAAGTGTTTCTCATGCTGGGAATTTCACCCGTGGTTGCGAACCATCTGAGAGAAGGAACTCCTGAGTAGATTGCGAATCTTTGCTCGTCATAGCTCCATCCCGTAGATGCATGAAGAGAGGTGTGCTGACTCTCCAACTCGACAACAACAGAAAACTCGAGTTGCGTCCAGGAAGGAGTGAATTGTGAATGTCTGCTCGCGCAAGACAAGTACTGCTTCCTTGCTTTCGCTCAGCAGTATCAGCATCTCTCGAAGTGAACGAATCCTCTGCAAAAGCTGAGAGACTGATCGACCTCTGATGATGGAACAACAGGGCGATGGAGGGGGTTTAAATAgtgctggaggagcgtGATTGAGTTTCGAAAGACCTCGTCAGAGTTTCATTAGTGGCAAATATTAGTGTCGATCAATGCATAAACGAAAGAGAGAGCCCTGTCGAAGATTCGAGAAACGGCACGAATAAATGAGAATTCCGAAATGGTGAAAGGGCATGTAGGGCATAATCAGAAGCAGGTATCCTACTAGATTATTCTGTATCGCTGACCATAGTTTATCGGAAGATTTGAGTGAGTTCGAAACGGTAATCTCGCCATTTTcagatatatataattgTACTTTGTATAGATGGCAAATTGAACTGTAAAGGTAGACTTTCCGGTGAAAGCGAACCTGCAATGGAACGTTCCAATCACGCAGAGCTGATTATGAATTGAATCTGAAAgtgaaatatatatttcaaACATGGAATACTGGAACCTgtttttatatattttacATGTTGACGAGTAGAATTATACGCTCATCACCAGGCACATAGGACAATGAGTTTAGGGTTTCCAGTAGATTAACATGAAACTGTTGTTAAAAGTGCCAATAGTCATTAAATTTCTTCGAAATTCGGGCTGTGTAATACAATGTCGAATACAGGACGACATAAGACTGTATTGTTCCAGTCTATATATGTAGACATTTCAATAATGACAGAAACTGGGAATGTGATCCCAACAACAAAGAAAACAGTAGCCGACACCTTAATATCTCTGGTTGGACCACTTTAGATAAAATCCAGATTCATGTGATCTTCATAAAACAGTAAATGGATAGGAGAAATGACAGAGTCCTCAATTTCACTCCGATAAATCACACAAAATGTCTTTTTCACCTGTCTCTCCAGCCTATTCAAAACGTTTTCGTTTCCAATAATGTACAaacatttttttattataaTAACCTAATTAATACATCTGCTTATCTGCAAGATCGATCAGAGTGAAAAAGACCGGAGTGTCCCTTTAAGGTATTAAAACACTTGATATACCACTGACAAAAACATACATGGGCTTCTAAAGCATCTGTCACGGCTTTTAATCGATTTTTAAACCATGTAACAGTTGGATAACCAGACAGTTGCGTTGAACAATGAAGTATTTGATGGGACACATACATCGACTTCAAGAATCAGTACTTAGAGCGTATCTTCGAACGATATGGCAACTCTTTTCCGAAATCAAGAAATTTGGCTATTTGACCCTCGAAGAAAATTACCGATTCTTACAATTTTGACTCTGAGGATTAATAACAATTTTGAAAATGATCATGCTAGAGTGTACATTGAAAAATTCGTATTAATGTTTCAGACATACACGAAAAATGAGAGATCAGATTGACTACATCTCACAGTCAGTGAGTATTACAATTGTTACAAtatttttcttttgtgTTCAAATACAGCGCTATTGTAATTGATATTTGCTGTCCATTATTTTCGGTGTTTCTGTATCTATGCGCTCTTGAGTTTGGTATTTTTCATCCAGTGTTTTATTTTCCGAGTTTTGACTTCTCAGTAAAGCAACGGCTGGGAATACATGGTGGTTAATAGGAATAGGAGTAAATGCGATCTGGATTTTACTATTATACAACCAAGAAGGCGCTAGGTCTAGTATTGCTCAAAATCGATATTCGTCCAAAGTGAGAAAGAGCCCAAATCTGAAGATTTTCCCGAGGGAAAGTAGTTgattttcaattttttcgGAAAAAGCTGTCTAAATACCCAAGGAGGTGTGCTAAATGAACGGACTGGCCCCTAGGAGCAGACCGGTACGTGGTATTTAATCGTAGGAGCGACATTGAAACTTCTAGACAACTGCTACCTGGACTTGAGAGAGTACTGAAGTTGTCAAATGGTCCTTGTAGATTCCCAGTGGACAGTGGAAAAGCTCTCAGTTGTATTACATATCGCGCTATACCAAAATAGCATATAAAAAGACGTAAAGAATGAATAGCAATCAAAGTATCAACTGTACGAGCTCTTTCTAAGAATTTTTGGATGGTCAGAAAAGAGAAACTGAAACAGCTCTGTACACTACACTTGTATCTACCTGTGCCATGGCGCACCTTGTCGTGTTTGACATCATTTCTGATGTCAAACACAGCAATAAACGGCCTGATACCCAACTAATTTGGGAATAAGTCTTTCGAATTACACCATACGGTAGTCATATATATAACTACTGTAATATTCTACAGCATTCCTACTCCTCAGTCTTCAGACGTTAAACGTCCGCAATTGAATCTGTTAAAATCTAACACATGTGTATATCTACCATAGCTCCTTGTCTTACAATTTATATTTAGATGCTCATGTCACGCCTGTAGTTGAGACAAAAGACTGTCTTGAACTTGTAAACCAGTCCCAACAGTCTGGTTTCAGTCTCTTCCATGTCCAGTACAACACTTTCGACGTTTTCAGCGCCGAAAACCAGACTGTCCAACTGGCTAATTGTACGCTGAACGCACCAAAGCTGATTTTGGGTAAAAGGGAAGTTgtgggtcatgtgatctACTAACTTGAGCAGCACGGGCCAATGGGTTAACTGGCCTGTGGTTGTATCTGTCAGTGGCACGTCCATAGACTCCACCAACGAATGCACACAGCTTAGCGTGGTGGAAGGATGGATGGGGGGATTGAACTTAGTGAGCACTTTTTCCTTCACACGCTTAGTCCACTGCTTGAatctggtcacgtgcttGAGTTTGGCATCACGGAGCGTCACATGAAAGCTACTGACAGTGGAAATGGAGGCATAGGAACTAGAAGTGAAACTGTGagcgtcacgtgaatctGAAGAATCTTCCAATGAGAGTGCCTTCTCTCGCGGCTGAGCATAATAGTCATATACAGTGCGCAGGGGATGGGCCAGGGCAACCGTAGGCTGGGTGATTGTGGTGACTCCAGAAGTGACAGTATCGAAGTGAATGCTGGTTGCGCTGCTCATTGTTATCAAGTGTAATAGGTTAGGGTGATTCCAGTGGAGGACTTTGATATTCAAGGAAGGAAAGCACAAGGTCTTATATCCTCCACAAGTGTATGGGTGGAACGTATTGAGGTTGCGTTATGGAAGGTGATTTATGGAAATAAATTAAGGGAAGTGAAGTGAGGTGAGATCAGTATCGAGAGGATGAACAGGGTAAAAATGTACTCTAGAACATATCCAACCATCTTTCAAGACCTTGGCACTGACATATTTGACGGAGCTCAACATTGCCTTCTCCCGTACTTGTTACAGTTTCCACGTTATACACCCCCAACTGACCGTCGACGGCATTAAACAGTTCAATAACAACTTCATTCAATATATGACAACACTCTGGAAGTTTCGTATCGTGGTCTATGTCCATAATCTACTCTTTTTTGTAAAGTCACGGTCCGCCCTGGCACAGGAGACACACTTCTGGTGATCTCTATCTCGCCAACATTTGGATAAATTGATATCAATGTATTCTCCAGATCGCGGAAAATTTAATGGTATCATTTTAATCCTACTCAGTTTTATTTTAATCAAAATTCCACATATTTGGTATTTCTCCTAACTCTTCCATAGAGTTTCAGTGTACATTATCTCTGCAGAGCGGCATCTTGAAGACATGGTGAACGCGTAGAGTGTCTCTGGGATATATCAGCAAATTTTCAGTCACTTATTCTGGTATTTTTATGTAATATCCAAGTcttttattatttttatCATTTTTTTCCGATTTTTCCCGCATTAATAACGACTCAGCCGTGGCTCGCATATATTAGCTCCTACTCATTTGAGATAACGCTTGGCAACCTTAATTTGTAACTGCAGTGTGACTGGGCACGCAGGTCATATGGAGCAGTCACTCTTACAGGTCAACCACGACACTCACTCAGGAACCACAAGACCCACCAGCAACTACGAAAACCAACATGGGCTTCAGATACACAGAGTACCTGGACGGCCAGGTGTACCGATGCAAAAAGTGCGGCCAACATCTGACCACCCACGACGATCTCATGTCCAAGAGCTTCAAAGGGGCCATGGGAACGGCCTACCTGTTCAAAAAGGTGGTCAACATCCAGGAGCATGaagtggtggagaaggagatgaccACGGGTAAGCATCTGGTCTGCGACATCACGTGTGGAGAATGTACGACAACCCTGGGGTGGAAGTACATTAAGGCGTTTGAGAAGCAGGAAAAgtacaaggaggacaagtacattcTGGAAAAGTACTTCATGACCGCGCCCAGACTGAGTCAGCAGAGGTTTGTTTGAGGTGGTCAGAACCGCCGTTACGTTACTGACAGGAGACAAGCCCCCGTGCCATAACGTACTTGTGGAGCCCAGATATGGCGACCCCAGTGACGTTCTTATAGGGTTCCTACAACCCGGCAGCTGTAAAAGAGTATACATATACTCCAGTTGCAAGAAAGTGAGTATGATTTATGACGGAGCCTAGGGTGTTAGGGGTGTCTGAGTATGATGGGGTTAATGTTCATGTCAGGGGGAATATCAATCTGAAAGTTGTGGAATCCAGCATCATTCTTGAGGGTGTGTGGGTATCAATACTACCCATGGTGCTTTCATGTATACCGTCCACGAGGAGTGCAAGCTTGggagtcacatgacccaaATACTCGTTGTGTTCATAAAGACCAAGCGGTACCCTAAGGCTCAATTTGACGGCTATTGAACCTACCAAACGCCCTTTCTACTTTTTCTTGGTGTGCTCATCCTAATTCTATTACAACCGACCCATTGTCTGGATTGACTTGCTCGCATTTTCGGCCTTATCCGATCTCGCGCTGAAGCAGTTCTTGGACAGGGCACCCTTCATTGCGCCTTGAAAGGGATTCTCGTCCAATTCGAGAGCCCGTCATGAACAAGGAAATTGGGCTACTCTCACCCAGAGTATGGGCTAACGTACAACTCGTACACTGCACCGGGCTCCACACGGGCGAAAAAAGTTCACACCTTTTTCCTTCACTTCTCTACCAACCACTCGAGAATCCTTGAAACAACCTCAACCACTTGTGGTCATCACCTATTATGTGTTCGCTCTAACGCAGTTATTTATATCGCTCATGCATTATCATATGCGAGCAACCATCAAATCAATCAATCGAGTGTTTTAGATCGAGTCTTGACACCGGGACTGTATTGTGTGCCCAGTAGATTATGTAAGCATTCCGGTCACGTGCTGTCCCCCTGCGAGTTTTCACTGAGTCGTGTCTTTTACATACAAAAATTCTCcctctgtctctgttcTGGTCTGTCATTGCATGCGTCAAAATGACCAGATAATGCAATCAAGGGTTAGGGATGAGCACGACAAAGAGAGCAACTGTTAAACCCTTGTCCTCGATATAAGGCGTCAGCCACTTGATCTTCAATGTATGTTCGGAATACGATGTCTTTGATACATACTGCCGAGACTACAGAAATCCAAGATGGTGAAGTGTGAATCATGACATATGCTATCTTTTACTCAGTTGTTTCCGCTTGAGTCAGTATATctttctacttgtagcacaGTATTTCGTTCTATATTTAGGGTTTGGAGACAGGCCCTTCTTTGGCGTTCGTTTGCCATAGATTGTGGCTATGATGAGTGGAAGACAAGTTGGTTGGAAGTCGTCTTGGAGAGAAGTCGAGTAATGACGGCGACCACCGAAAAATGGGCTTAAAATTGCCAACTTTGG from Yarrowia lipolytica chromosome 1D, complete sequence encodes:
- a CDS encoding uncharacterized protein (Compare to YALI0D15070g, no similarity), with product MSSATSIHFDTVTSGVTTITQPTVALAHPLRTVYDYYAQPREKALSLEDSSDSRDAHSFTSSSYASISTVSSFHVTLRDAKLKHVTRFKQWTKRVKEKVLTKFNPPIHPSTTLSCVHSLVESMDVPLTDTTTGQLTHWPVLLKLVDHMTHNFPFTQNQLWCVQRTISQLDSLVFGAENVESVVLDMEETETRLLGLVYKFKTVFCLNYRRDMSI
- a CDS encoding uncharacterized protein (Compare to YALI0D15092g, similar to Saccharomyces cerevisiae MOH1 (YBL049W); ancestral locus Anc_7.492, similar to uniprot|Q8LE51 Arabidopsis thaliana Yippee- like protein 26S proteasome non-ATPase regulatory subunit), with the protein product MGFRYTEYLDGQVYRCKKCGQHLTTHDDLMSKSFKGAMGTAYLFKKVVNIQEHEVVEKEMTTGKHLVCDITCGECTTTLGWKYIKAFEKQEKYKEDKYILEKYFMTAPRLSQQRFV